One Candidatus Uhrbacteria bacterium genomic region harbors:
- the rpsQ gene encoding 30S ribosomal protein S17, producing MTGTVASVAPAKTLIVVVERTLVHPKYGKRMKRQKRYAVHNEAGVFAVGDVVLFETCRPMSRTKRWRVVEKVTKS from the coding sequence ATGACCGGTACAGTAGCTTCGGTAGCTCCTGCCAAGACGCTTATTGTTGTGGTGGAACGCACACTTGTGCATCCCAAGTATGGCAAGCGCATGAAGCGTCAGAAACGCTACGCTGTTCACAACGAAGCGGGTGTCTTTGCCGTGGGGGATGTGGTGCTCTTTGAAACGTGTCGGCCCATGTCGCGTACGAAGCGCTGGCGCGTTGTGGAAAAAGTGACGAAATCCTAA
- the rpsH gene encoding 30S ribosomal protein S8 has translation MITDPISDMLTRLRNASAVHKTEVAVPYSNVKWAIAKILAAEGFVKKADVVGEGIGRSIVLTLAYEDGEPRLRSLRRVSTPGSRVYRKATELPRVLSGFGFAIVSTSSGIMTNKEARSRRLGGEVICEIF, from the coding sequence ATGATCACCGACCCAATTTCAGACATGTTGACGCGCTTGCGCAACGCCTCGGCGGTTCACAAAACCGAGGTGGCGGTTCCCTACTCCAATGTGAAGTGGGCAATTGCCAAAATTCTTGCCGCCGAAGGGTTTGTGAAGAAAGCGGACGTCGTGGGAGAAGGCATCGGACGCTCGATTGTTCTTACGCTTGCATACGAAGATGGGGAACCGCGATTGCGGTCTCTGCGCCGCGTGAGCACGCCTGGATCACGCGTGTATCGCAAGGCAACGGAACTTCCACGAGTCCTTTCCGGGTTTGGCTTTGCGATTGTTTCTACCTCAAGCGGTATCATGACGAATAAAGAAGCGCGCTCCCGTCGTTTGGGCGGTGAAGTGATTTGTGAAATCTTCTAA
- the secY gene encoding preprotein translocase subunit SecY yields the protein MSKLTQVIRIPALRRSLLAVGGMLVLFRFVAHVPVPGMNASDISQVLEGNQFFGLLNIFSGGTLDNFSLVALGVAPYITSSIIFQLLGMVVPSLEEMQKEERGRQRIMQWTRLATVPLAFIQAYGLTALLSQQAPALVASLSGWTMALALLSMVAGTVFLMWLGELISEYRIGNGTSIIIFAGIIAGLPSFLQQTFSVYTKDSLITLILFVLMVLVTIYAVVVMQEAQRNIPIQHARQIRGSRLLGAATSHLPLRLNMAGVIPIIFAISILLLPTTVGQFLVNARTEWVKDTATWLLQVVNNQTVYGALYFVLVFAFTYFYTSVIFHPDRVAENLQKSGAFIPGIRPGQSTAMYLGWVVNRVLFAGALFLALLAVLPLIIQQFTGSANLVIGGTSILIVVAVVIDVIKQVDSQLTLHAYDV from the coding sequence ATGTCAAAGCTCACCCAGGTCATTCGGATCCCTGCTCTCCGCCGGAGTCTGCTTGCAGTGGGAGGCATGTTGGTATTGTTTCGGTTTGTCGCGCACGTGCCGGTGCCCGGCATGAACGCGAGCGATATTTCACAAGTACTCGAAGGGAATCAATTCTTCGGGCTTTTGAACATCTTTTCGGGCGGCACCCTTGACAACTTTTCCCTTGTCGCGCTCGGCGTCGCTCCCTACATCACCTCGTCTATCATCTTCCAGCTTCTCGGAATGGTCGTGCCGTCTCTTGAAGAAATGCAAAAGGAAGAGCGTGGACGCCAGCGCATTATGCAGTGGACGCGTCTGGCCACCGTGCCGCTTGCCTTTATCCAGGCGTACGGACTCACAGCACTCCTGTCGCAACAGGCTCCAGCGCTTGTCGCAAGTCTGTCGGGCTGGACGATGGCATTAGCACTCCTTTCTATGGTTGCCGGGACTGTGTTCCTGATGTGGCTTGGGGAGCTTATTTCTGAATATCGGATAGGCAATGGCACGTCTATTATCATCTTTGCCGGAATTATCGCCGGGCTTCCCTCGTTTCTTCAACAGACATTCAGTGTGTACACCAAAGACAGCTTGATCACACTGATCCTGTTTGTGCTCATGGTGCTTGTCACGATCTACGCCGTCGTGGTGATGCAGGAGGCTCAACGCAATATTCCTATCCAGCATGCGCGACAGATCCGTGGGTCGCGCTTGCTTGGTGCCGCCACGAGCCATTTGCCGCTGCGGCTCAATATGGCGGGCGTGATCCCAATTATTTTTGCAATCTCTATTCTGCTTCTCCCTACAACGGTGGGACAGTTTCTGGTGAATGCGCGCACCGAGTGGGTGAAGGACACGGCAACATGGCTGTTACAAGTCGTGAATAATCAAACCGTCTACGGCGCGCTGTACTTTGTGCTCGTGTTTGCTTTCACCTACTTCTATACCTCGGTGATTTTCCATCCTGATCGTGTAGCGGAGAACCTTCAAAAGAGTGGCGCTTTCATTCCTGGCATTCGCCCGGGGCAATCTACGGCTATGTATTTGGGATGGGTGGTAAATCGCGTGTTGTTTGCTGGCGCTCTCTTCCTGGCGCTCTTGGCCGTGCTCCCGCTCATTATTCAGCAGTTTACGGGAAGTGCAAACCTCGTTATTGGAGGCACATCCATCCTGATCGTGGTTGCCGTGGTAATTGATGTCA
- the rplV gene encoding 50S ribosomal protein L22 codes for MEFFAKANSVRMSPRKVRLVTGLVRGMNTARADRQLQLLNKAAASVVLKLLRSAVANAKNNFQHSGEGLSIISLRVDGGPVLYRYRPRAQGRAAPIRKRTSHITLVLGERPAKH; via the coding sequence ATGGAATTTTTTGCAAAAGCCAACAGCGTACGCATGTCTCCGCGAAAGGTCCGTCTTGTGACGGGGCTTGTGCGGGGCATGAACACTGCGCGCGCGGATCGTCAGCTCCAGCTTCTCAACAAAGCGGCAGCTTCCGTTGTGCTGAAGCTCTTGCGTTCGGCAGTGGCCAATGCAAAGAACAACTTTCAGCATTCTGGCGAGGGGCTTTCGATTATCTCTTTGCGTGTAGACGGCGGCCCGGTGTTATACCGCTACCGCCCACGGGCGCAAGGTCGGGCGGCACCAATCCGCAAGCGTACAAGTCACATTACTCTTGTGCTTGGCGAACGCCCTGCAAAACACTAA
- the rplF gene encoding 50S ribosomal protein L6 produces MSRVGKKPILLPAGVEVMIDGTHVTVKGPKGTLTRNVHASMLPKIGEEGNGKALVVEVNGDTHELSPLWGTTRALLGNMVTGVSTGYTKSLELIGVGFKAALMGKKIQLSLGFSHDVDVPIPEGLTVTVEKGIITVTGADKEQVGQFTAYLRSLKKPEPYKGKGMKYTDEVIRRKAGKAAKSAE; encoded by the coding sequence ATGTCACGTGTTGGAAAAAAACCGATTCTCCTTCCTGCCGGTGTTGAGGTCATGATTGATGGCACACACGTGACGGTGAAGGGGCCCAAAGGAACGCTTACACGAAACGTTCATGCTTCCATGTTGCCGAAAATCGGAGAGGAGGGGAATGGGAAGGCACTGGTGGTCGAGGTGAACGGTGACACGCACGAGCTTTCACCGCTGTGGGGGACGACCCGCGCGCTTCTCGGCAACATGGTGACAGGCGTCAGTACGGGATACACGAAGTCACTTGAGTTGATTGGCGTGGGATTCAAAGCGGCCCTGATGGGAAAAAAGATCCAGCTGTCGCTTGGTTTTTCACACGATGTGGATGTGCCGATCCCGGAAGGTCTAACCGTGACGGTTGAAAAGGGTATCATTACGGTAACGGGAGCCGACAAGGAACAAGTGGGCCAATTTACGGCATATCTCCGCTCGCTCAAAAAACCGGAACCGTACAAAGGAAAGGGGATGAAATATACGGACGAAGTGATCCGTCGTAAAGCGGGCAAGGCCGCCAAATCAGCCGAATAA
- the rplO gene encoding 50S ribosomal protein L15 — translation MALQLHTLRPAKGARKGKKRVGRGLGSKGTYSGRGGKGQTARSGVSGTKRLGMRHIILATPKVRGFRSLTPKPSVVNFTKLAQVFQEGAMVTPKVLKEKGLVPANAVNVKILATGALGKALTVKGCSVSASAREKIQAAGGQVV, via the coding sequence ATGGCTCTGCAACTACATACCCTTCGTCCCGCCAAAGGAGCGCGGAAAGGAAAAAAGCGCGTTGGACGTGGTCTTGGCTCTAAGGGGACGTACTCTGGCCGCGGAGGGAAGGGACAAACGGCGCGCTCAGGCGTAAGCGGTACTAAGCGTCTCGGTATGCGCCACATTATTTTGGCGACGCCGAAAGTGCGCGGATTCCGAAGCCTCACTCCCAAACCGTCTGTCGTCAACTTCACGAAGCTTGCCCAAGTATTTCAAGAAGGGGCGATGGTGACGCCAAAAGTGCTCAAGGAAAAAGGACTTGTGCCCGCGAATGCTGTGAATGTCAAAATTCTTGCCACGGGAGCACTTGGGAAAGCCCTCACGGTCAAAGGGTGTTCGGTTTCCGCGAGCGCGCGCGAAAAAATACAAGCCGCGGGCGGCCAAGTCGTTTAA
- a CDS encoding 50S ribosomal protein L18, which translates to MTTRRLTLLKQKHHTLRQRRTRSAMHGTAVHPRLCVFRSLKYIEAQLINDDTGKTLCAASDRKHTDKKTKTQRAVWVGEELGKLALAKGITTAVFDRGAYRYHGRVKALADAVRAGGIKF; encoded by the coding sequence ATGACTACACGCCGTCTTACACTTTTGAAGCAAAAGCACCACACGCTTAGGCAGCGTCGCACACGGTCCGCCATGCATGGTACAGCGGTACACCCGCGTCTGTGCGTGTTCCGTTCGCTTAAATATATTGAAGCGCAGCTGATTAATGACGACACGGGAAAGACCCTGTGTGCGGCTTCTGACCGAAAGCACACGGACAAAAAGACAAAAACCCAACGTGCGGTATGGGTTGGAGAAGAACTAGGGAAGCTCGCCCTTGCAAAGGGGATTACGACGGCGGTGTTTGACCGCGGCGCATATCGTTATCATGGACGCGTGAAGGCTCTGGCGGATGCCGTGCGCGCCGGAGGAATCAAATTCTAA
- the rpsC gene encoding 30S ribosomal protein S3: MGTKVHPKAFRLSTIRTWDSLWFSKKEFPRLLQEDHNIRAFLEKNLKEAGVDHIRIERSLQQIHVTIVAAKPGFIIGRAGAGIEDLRKKLMRALFPGKRIHLALNVKEVTRPMLSARIVGQQIATELERRMPFRTCMKGAIDRVMKAGAEGVKIIVSGRLNGAEIARREKLTSGKVPLQNLRADIDFAHVPAFTIFGTIGVRVWIYRGEVFDRKPEEKTT, from the coding sequence ATGGGAACAAAAGTTCATCCAAAAGCTTTCCGCCTCTCCACGATTCGCACATGGGACTCCTTGTGGTTTTCGAAAAAAGAATTCCCGCGCCTTTTGCAGGAAGATCATAACATTCGCGCGTTCTTGGAAAAGAACTTGAAAGAGGCTGGGGTAGATCACATTCGGATTGAACGCTCTCTTCAACAGATCCATGTCACGATTGTGGCCGCGAAACCCGGGTTTATTATTGGTCGTGCGGGAGCAGGTATCGAGGATCTGCGCAAGAAGCTTATGCGCGCCCTCTTTCCCGGCAAACGCATACACCTTGCGCTGAACGTGAAGGAAGTTACTCGTCCCATGCTTTCTGCGCGTATCGTGGGGCAGCAGATTGCCACCGAACTTGAACGCCGCATGCCGTTTCGCACGTGCATGAAGGGAGCCATTGATCGTGTCATGAAAGCCGGCGCCGAAGGAGTCAAGATTATTGTGTCGGGCCGGTTGAATGGTGCGGAAATTGCGCGCCGCGAAAAACTTACAAGCGGAAAAGTGCCTCTGCAGAATCTCCGCGCCGATATTGATTTTGCCCACGTGCCCGCCTTTACCATTTTTGGAACGATCGGGGTGCGTGTGTGGATTTATCGTGGGGAAGTCTTTGATCGGAAACCCGAAGAGAAAACCACCTAA
- the rplE gene encoding 50S ribosomal protein L5 — MTRLKELYTKTVKSALQKELALSNTHQVPSVSKVTVNVGLNAKSGKDSKIAEVVEQTLLRVTGQKPVKTLARQSIAGFKIREGMVVGMVVTLRGGRMWDFLDKLVEVTFPRVRDFRGIPLSCVDAHGNFSYGFREHTAFPEIKSDEIESLHGLQVTITTDAQTHDAGVKLLRALGFPFQRT; from the coding sequence ATGACACGCCTGAAAGAACTCTATACGAAGACGGTGAAGTCTGCGCTCCAAAAAGAGCTCGCGCTTTCGAATACACACCAAGTGCCGTCTGTTTCAAAGGTGACGGTGAATGTGGGGCTCAACGCAAAGAGCGGTAAGGATTCGAAAATCGCGGAGGTGGTGGAGCAGACCCTTCTTCGCGTGACGGGACAGAAGCCGGTGAAAACACTTGCGCGCCAATCCATTGCTGGATTCAAAATCCGCGAGGGGATGGTGGTAGGGATGGTGGTAACGCTTCGCGGCGGCCGGATGTGGGATTTTCTGGATAAGTTGGTTGAGGTGACGTTCCCCCGCGTGCGTGATTTCCGCGGTATCCCGCTTTCCTGTGTGGATGCGCACGGCAACTTCTCGTACGGATTCCGCGAGCACACGGCTTTTCCGGAAATTAAGTCTGACGAGATTGAAAGTCTGCACGGCCTGCAAGTCACGATTACGACGGATGCGCAGACGCATGACGCGGGCGTCAAACTCTTGCGCGCTCTCGGATTCCCCTTCCAACGCACCTAA
- the rplP gene encoding 50S ribosomal protein L16, with translation MLMPKKVKHRKWQKGRGLGKRMASQKTRLAFGSFGLKATSESFVTSRQIEAARRAMTRSIKRGGKVWIRVFPDHPITTKGSEMPMGKGKGAVDHFVVIVRPGTILFEMDGITEEVARQALSLAAYKLPLTARVVTKTLRA, from the coding sequence ATGTTGATGCCAAAGAAAGTCAAACATCGAAAGTGGCAGAAAGGACGCGGTCTTGGGAAGCGCATGGCTTCACAAAAGACGCGTCTGGCTTTTGGTTCCTTCGGTCTTAAGGCAACCAGCGAATCCTTTGTGACCTCGCGCCAGATTGAAGCAGCCCGCCGCGCCATGACACGCTCTATCAAACGCGGAGGTAAGGTGTGGATCCGCGTGTTTCCCGATCATCCTATTACCACAAAAGGTTCGGAAATGCCGATGGGAAAAGGGAAGGGAGCTGTGGACCACTTTGTGGTGATTGTGCGCCCAGGCACTATTCTGTTTGAGATGGACGGCATCACGGAAGAGGTGGCGCGCCAAGCGCTGTCGCTTGCCGCGTATAAACTGCCTCTCACCGCTCGGGTGGTGACGAAAACGCTTCGCGCGTAA
- the rpmC gene encoding 50S ribosomal protein L29: MKKLTIPQSKTEIMEHIARARNAHAAMRYECAVGQRKDVREMRALKKEIAQLETALRTHNV, from the coding sequence ATGAAAAAGCTCACTATCCCACAATCCAAAACCGAGATCATGGAGCATATCGCCCGTGCGCGCAACGCGCATGCCGCGATGCGCTATGAATGCGCGGTCGGACAGCGCAAAGACGTGCGCGAAATGCGCGCGCTTAAAAAGGAGATTGCGCAACTGGAAACAGCTCTTCGCACCCATAACGTATGA
- the rplX gene encoding 50S ribosomal protein L24, translated as MKLKTGDMVRVRSGKDKGKEGKILQVFPKLGRAVVEGINIRKRHLRNRKGVRGQIVEFPAPLALSALQLKGEGVRVGYRFIQKDGKPVKVRVLRKAGKTQDVA; from the coding sequence ATGAAACTGAAAACGGGCGACATGGTCCGCGTACGAAGCGGCAAAGATAAGGGGAAGGAAGGAAAGATTTTGCAAGTCTTTCCCAAGCTTGGTCGTGCGGTGGTGGAAGGCATTAACATCCGCAAGCGTCACCTGCGCAATCGCAAAGGCGTACGCGGCCAAATTGTCGAATTCCCCGCCCCGCTCGCGCTCTCCGCTCTCCAACTTAAGGGCGAGGGGGTCCGTGTGGGCTACCGTTTTATCCAAAAAGACGGAAAACCGGTGAAGGTGCGCGTTCTGCGGAAAGCCGGAAAAACACAAGATGTTGCGTAA
- the rpsE gene encoding 30S ribosomal protein S5: protein MPGRGGAGGGRGGRRGPGGARREREQREFDQKILDLSRVTRVTAGGKRMRFRATLVIGDKKGRVGVGVAKGADVAMSVEKAYRQAKRNVFTIPLKEGTFPHAVSAKYRAAVVLLKPAPAGTGLKAGGAVRVVLEMAGVPNAVSKIMGSGNKLNIARATLVGLRQLKTQTK, encoded by the coding sequence ATGCCGGGACGCGGCGGGGCCGGGGGCGGGCGAGGAGGCCGTCGTGGTCCAGGCGGTGCCCGACGTGAACGCGAACAGCGTGAATTTGATCAAAAGATTTTAGATCTCTCGCGCGTGACGCGCGTGACCGCTGGCGGAAAGCGCATGCGTTTCCGCGCCACGCTGGTGATTGGCGATAAAAAGGGCCGTGTCGGTGTCGGGGTAGCAAAAGGAGCGGATGTGGCCATGTCGGTAGAAAAGGCCTATCGTCAAGCGAAGCGCAACGTGTTTACGATCCCGCTTAAGGAAGGAACGTTCCCTCATGCGGTGTCGGCGAAATATCGCGCAGCGGTTGTGCTCTTGAAACCCGCGCCAGCCGGAACAGGACTGAAAGCCGGCGGTGCGGTCCGGGTCGTGTTGGAAATGGCCGGTGTCCCAAATGCGGTGAGTAAAATCATGGGGTCTGGCAACAAATTGAATATTGCGCGTGCGACGCTTGTCGGACTGCGACAATTGAAAACACAGACCAAATAA
- the rpsS gene encoding 30S ribosomal protein S19, translating to MSRSLKKGPFVDAKLLARVQALKPGDKTVIKTWSRASMVTPEMVGFTIGVHNGKDHIPVRVVENMVGHRLGEFSPTRKFVRHGGKMQKAIEEGAEGAAAAAAPAPAASPKK from the coding sequence ATGTCACGATCGCTTAAAAAAGGACCCTTTGTAGACGCAAAACTGCTTGCGCGTGTTCAGGCATTGAAACCCGGCGATAAAACGGTGATAAAGACATGGTCGCGAGCAAGTATGGTAACGCCTGAAATGGTTGGTTTCACGATTGGTGTGCACAACGGCAAAGACCATATTCCTGTGCGGGTCGTGGAGAATATGGTGGGACACCGGTTGGGGGAGTTTTCTCCGACACGTAAGTTCGTGCGCCACGGAGGAAAGATGCAGAAGGCGATCGAAGAGGGAGCAGAGGGCGCTGCAGCTGCCGCCGCGCCGGCCCCTGCCGCTTCTCCAAAGAAATAA
- the rplN gene encoding 50S ribosomal protein L14 has product MVQHRAMLAVADNSGAKRLQVIRVLGGYKKHYSRLGEIMTCVVKDAAPRGLVKKSDVVHAVLVRSRKEVRRPDGTYIRFDENAAVVVDKKTKEPKGTRIFGPVARELRAGGFTKILSLAPEVL; this is encoded by the coding sequence ATGGTTCAACATCGCGCCATGCTTGCCGTGGCAGACAATTCCGGAGCCAAGAGATTGCAAGTGATTCGTGTTCTTGGCGGGTACAAAAAACATTACAGCCGTTTGGGGGAGATCATGACGTGTGTGGTAAAAGATGCCGCTCCGCGTGGACTCGTAAAGAAAAGCGATGTCGTGCACGCCGTGCTGGTGCGTTCACGCAAAGAAGTGCGCCGTCCGGACGGGACCTATATTCGCTTTGATGAAAATGCGGCGGTGGTTGTCGATAAAAAGACAAAGGAGCCAAAGGGTACGCGCATTTTCGGCCCCGTGGCCCGCGAACTCCGCGCTGGCGGGTTTACGAAAATTCTTTCTCTTGCTCCCGAAGTTCTCTAA
- a CDS encoding type Z 30S ribosomal protein S14, with protein MATKARVAKANKKPKFSTRKIHRCWRCGRIRGFMRDFRLCRICFRELANTGMIPGLKKSSW; from the coding sequence ATGGCTACGAAAGCACGTGTCGCGAAAGCGAACAAAAAACCCAAGTTCTCCACACGCAAGATTCACCGTTGCTGGCGGTGCGGACGTATTCGCGGATTCATGCGCGACTTCCGCCTGTGCCGTATTTGCTTCCGTGAATTAGCGAACACGGGAATGATCCCGGGCCTCAAAAAATCGAGCTGGTAA